From Anticarsia gemmatalis isolate Benzon Research Colony breed Stoneville strain chromosome 16, ilAntGemm2 primary, whole genome shotgun sequence:
GTCTTCTTCACTTTCCGTTATAGATGAGGTACTGCTTactataataattgaaaatagttTAAGCTTTGACTCCAATGTTGTAACAATTCATGTCTTATGGTGGATAATTGTTTCAGGGACAATCCTGATATATGGATGATAGCGAGGGCGAGGTAACGTGGTGTTATTCCGAGAAGAATGAAGTCTAACATTAATTTGGTTGCGGTTCGCGATTTGTATGCTTGCGTTTAATGTATAGATGTGCGAAAGATTTTAATAGATAGCAAATAAACCTTATATATGGGATGAGAGCTAAAGccaaataaaaattcttaactAACTCCACAAAACCAAGTTTAGAGTACAGATTATTTGGTATTAGTTTGCGGGGATCAAAATGGATTTCGATGTTAGATTGTGATAAGTATCAGTCTGAAATGTTTTACAGtcaattattgtttaaaaaatataatgaaatgtgttattataataacgAGCAAATAAAGAACAGCGTATCAAACAGAGGTCAAGAAACTGAAAACACCACTGAAGATGATTTCAAATTACGAACGGATCTGAAATAATCGTCTTAAAATGAGATGCCATTTATTTGACTATTTGTGTGTTATATACAATGCagcaataattattgtaaattatagtAAATAGCTAGGTCACATAACTTTTCATTAAGActgctataaataatatttgctactactcattaaataaaattatgcacGTTTATATAATCCGTTATAGAATGGAATAAAACTGTACATTATTGAAAGtaattttcagatttttatagattgttttttatagaaatgtaCATAatgttgttgtaaataaaatattttactagtcATAAGAATACCTTTGAACATAAGgtagaaattattgtaaatagcaataataaaatgcaatgtTTCTTTCTAatctgcatttttattttttgggtACTGGATATCTTCCGACGTTTTTAAATTCTAAGCTGCTATATAGCggtaataataataggtatgtcataacactcataaaaaaatatcaggcATCGAGAGAAATTCCATTTAGGTACAAAAGTGCCAACAAACAGCAATTTATGTCCTAGTAATTGCAGATGCTGTATTTTCAAAACGGGAGATTTACtttgcgggaatcgaacctactaTACACAAATCTTTGTCTTGACTACAATGCCACACAACATAGACTTTCACTGACTAGGGACGCGTTGATTGCGTTTAAAAAGCACAATTCTTGTTTATGaaagttttaattagttacctatttttattttcaaggtATACCTGTAAATTATAATACGATTAAACAGTTCATTgctgttttatattaacattatattatagcTTCTACTTCACATCACTAATCATACTAAAGCAATGTAAACGCGCACAATACATACTAAACGCAGAACAAAGCATCGAAGTCGATTGTCTCAATCTCGGGCGTGAAAGACACGTACTATAAATAGTTCACTCCatgttataaatacgaaagtgtTCAGTTTCGCGCGAACGTGTGGAGGTGCTAGTCTCTGTAATTTAccggtgactgactgactacaTAAGTGCCGCACCATGACCGCACGTTACGAAGTGCAGACCTCTGACAAACTCGGCAGGTGTGTCCAAAATATATGATAGAGCTAAAGTTCGAAATTAccgtgttataataataataccatATATAAATGCAGCACCTACTATTGAATTACCACTGACTTATGCGTCTGTAAATTAATATAAGGCGCTCTTAAAAATCTAAAGAATTTGTTTATCTCGACGCAGTGAGTAGATGAGGATTCGATAATATTAGTCTTGCTATTTTTACCTTTGCGGTTGGATATGGtagcaaaacaacaaattaGATTGCTATTTAGGTCGCTGTTCAGGTAttctatttaatagataataattagttagtagatactttgaaattaatacagtcacttaataataaaatcacgcTTAACCCAATGAGGTAAGCAGGCACTCTGAAATTCCGTTTAAACATGCAttgatataacattaattatagGAACTTATTATTGACTTTAATTAATAGGTTTATTAGGTGCATAGTTAGTACTTGCTtcgtgatattatgttgatTATTTCGCATAGGTACCTCGTAGCTGCGAAAGATCTCAAACCTGGCGAGAAGATTCTGACGGACGAGCCGTTTGTGCTGGGCCCCAACACCGACACCTCTTTGGTTTGTTTCAACTGCTACTTGCCGCTGATGAGCAAGTTCGTCGTGTGCAAGAACTGTGCCGTGGCGCCTATATGTCCTGGAGACGGATGTCCGGAACATCTCGTTCACAAAAGTAAGTAGGTGTCAGTGTTTGTCGTTAGTTCACTCGAGCGTTTGAATTCGATGTAAGTACttactaggtacctacctacctatccGAATTACAGACAAGCTGTGTTTTATAAAGCAAAAATGAAGATTTGTACCTCGAAAAGTTTGCGCAGTTATTCCGAGTTCGATTCCGTATAGCAAAAAGTTTTATGTGATCTACATATATTGGTGATTGATGTGTCTGAGTAGATAATTATGATATCCAAATTTTATAAcgcttttaaaaaacaattaattacgtTTTAGAGTGGCACACCAGTCAGGAATGTGACTTCTTCAGGAGTATGAAGCTCATTAACGGTACACATCCGATGACAATGGTTCAAAATGTAGGCTCGCTGTTGGCACTCCGCGCATTCATGAAGAAAGGCGTTGATCCCGAAGGTTGGAAAGAATTTATGAAACTTGAAACTCACTTGGAAGAACGAAAGGGTTCCAGCGTCTGGGAATTTTCGCAAAATACCGTAAAGGTAGAAAcattttctaaagaaatttaaataacttttaacaaaacCCCGGGTGATTAATTATAACTCCATTTTCATGTTTCAGTTTATCCAATCGCTAAGTTACGCAGGCAATGAGCCCGATGAAGACTTGATTCAAAGAATATGCGCAGCTATAGACGTGAACAGTTTTGAAGTACGTGGACCACCGATACCAGCCATAGGTTGTTCCGAGATCTTACGTGGAGTTTACTTGAAGGCTGCACTGCTGGCTCACGACTGTGTAGGAAACACGCACATGGCTATAAATGACAACAACGTGCTTGTGTGTCACGCCAGCACCGATATCAAGAAAGGAGACATCATATATTACAATTATACGGATCCGTTGAAGGTTAGTGGAGTTGAAAAAAGATTCACATGACGATATTCTTCTAACCAACGTCCACAAAgccagtaggtacctatagtaAGACTAATCAAAtctgttaatattttgtttcagggtACATCTATACGCCAACAGCATTTAATGATCGGCAAATACTTTAAGTGCACTTGTACGAGATGCGCGGATATGTCAGAGATGGATACTTACATGAGTTCAGCGAAATGTCCCGGATGTAAAACTGGATTTGTGTCACAAACGTCTGCTGAAGAGTGGACGTGTGGTGGTTGCAAGAATACGTTCCCAGACTCCAACATTGGTTACAAAGTTCAATGTTGTACAGATAAATTTGGAGTCATCAGTAAGTATATATATTCATTAAATTCGGTTCAGAGTCGTAACCCAGGAAAGGGTGGCTAACTAGGCTCGCCTTTAACATTTCcttgtttgttgtaaatatttctttttctaaagTGTGGTAATGTTGCAGATAAAAAAGACGATAAAGAGCTTGAAGAATACATACGCAATGTGTCTCTAGTTCTTGCTCCGAATCACTATTTGTTGCTAGAGGCCAAGCAACGGTTAGCAGGAGTCCTCAGAGACACTATTAATAGAGAACCGAGACCCACGAAGAAGTTAATGAGGCGTAAAATGGAtttgtgtaaagaaatattGCCCGTGTTAGATAAATTGTGTCCAGGAATATCTAGAACCAAAGGTATCTACACACCATCTATATTTACTGCTTATAGAGTcgtagaattataataatttatataattaatataatttcgaatTTAAGACGTTTCGCTGTTGACTTATAGCCCGCTCGCATTAGATTCAAGATATGCTTGGTTCAAATAATAGGTAAATCGTATTAAGCCCACTGTTTATGATTCCAGCAATAACATTGTACGAATTACATTCTGCGATGGTGCAGTTAGCAAAGAAACTCTTTGATGGGCGTGAAATTACAGGATCGACTT
This genomic window contains:
- the LOC142979527 gene encoding SET domain-containing protein SmydA-8-like → MTARYEVQTSDKLGRYLVAAKDLKPGEKILTDEPFVLGPNTDTSLVCFNCYLPLMSKFVVCKNCAVAPICPGDGCPEHLVHKKWHTSQECDFFRSMKLINGTHPMTMVQNVGSLLALRAFMKKGVDPEGWKEFMKLETHLEERKGSSVWEFSQNTVKFIQSLSYAGNEPDEDLIQRICAAIDVNSFEVRGPPIPAIGCSEILRGVYLKAALLAHDCVGNTHMAINDNNVLVCHASTDIKKGDIIYYNYTDPLKGTSIRQQHLMIGKYFKCTCTRCADMSEMDTYMSSAKCPGCKTGFVSQTSAEEWTCGGCKNTFPDSNIGYKVQCCTDKFGVINKKDDKELEEYIRNVSLVLAPNHYLLLEAKQRLAGVLRDTINREPRPTKKLMRRKMDLCKEILPVLDKLCPGISRTKAITLYELHSAMVQLAKKLFDGREITGSTYLDELVAAEKYLKQALEMLFIEPGNSPEGELCAKALEEYRALKGTMSAVLDGIHAEGKTYEYALETNGTTAE